taaaaattatttaattaaatgtcACTCGATATTTATATTAAGTAATTACATCAGatacaaaatatattaattttaaatatgacaaatgattaaagaaaattaaaatattaaataattgttAAAAAGTAACCATACAAGATTATAAATTCAGGACAATTTACCataaatcattatttttataatttaacgaactctttttaatattatagagaaacatgaatagaaagaattataaaagaaattgaatttatCTAAAAATACTTTgccatttcaaataaaataccATTTGTGAgacttgtttttctttttttatccaAGTGAGACTtggttaattattattattattactacaacaataataatatattaaataataaaataaattttcttctgtattaaattaaaataacttaaatgaatacaaaaattaaaataatgaataaaaatgtTCTGTCTTTTCTGTGACACTGATATGACAAATGCAatgtgtaaaatatttttaaatatgttttgcTTAGCCATTTAGTATATTGTAGACATTTTTCTTATGCATGACGCGTCGTATAAAACTCTATCATATAATTCCATACtcaataatattgaaaattagGCCCATAAATTTCAAGATTTAtgattgaatttaattattaaaagggagaaataatataatgaataaaagaatatatgattgaatttaataataataatataatttttcataaatttttaattattttgttccACAaaccttttaaaattattaaataaaactatTCCTATGTTTTTGTGAATAAAGCCTTTTTTATTGGATAATATGCAAGTTTCTTTTTATTTGACAATTGCCACGTGCTAgccaataatatataaattcataattttaaactaacaaaattaaaatttcattcaatATTTAGTACAAAGAATAATactgaaatttataatttttttcattaaaaaaatgtattagtttctcaaaaattgattaatttttaatgtattcTATGGGCTTCAGCCCATGATCCGTCCAGATCCCCTTTGACTAGCATGATACATTACGTCCATTTTCGAAAGTGAAGAAGCTACAGCAGTGGCAACCGGTAGCCAGTGCTAGTGggcaccaaaaagaaaaaaggttcACAAGCAGATTGCTCGCTTAGCAATCGGTACTCTATTTCTCTCTTTCCTATTCTTATACATGTGCATGTCAAGATGAATTTGCAGTGATTTTTGGGCATGTTTCAGTTGCAGCTGaagtaagatttttttttttttttttaccctaTTGATGAAACTGTGTGCATTATTCAGGGATGTTAACTTAGGGATTTTGCTCTGTTCACTGTGTAGTGCTTGTTAGGTGAGTTTTGCTTTGAGGTTGATGTGGTATTTAGTAGTTTCTTCTGCCAGAATTTCCCAATTCCTAATTGCATTGTCCATATGATGCAATATAGCTTAGACGTTCTAAACATCATGTACTTAAGTTCTGTCTTGTAGTTTGTAAATCTTTAAGAAATGTGGAAGTGATTAGGGTTTAGAGAGAGTGAGAGAACAGAAATATGGGGACTAAAAAAGTCTAGGTGCTGATGTCCTCCAAACAAAGCTATCGAGATGTGCTTGTATTGTATTATTATGGGGGTTCCAATtcgatatatatttttatgggtaaaatattatatttatacaaatatATGCTAAATTTGATATTTAGCCTCCTTATTTTCTGGGTTTAGCTCTCTGTCATTGCATATATGTAAATTTTAGAATTCCCGAAAAAAAGATTAAGAAAAGGCTACGTAGGGACACTGTAAGAACAAAATTTACAAATATGGCTAGCCTAGATAAGGATCAAGAATGGGTTTAAAAGCTAGCATGAGTTATCatacttaaattattataatctgAAATAAGCTGGTATGGGTGCTTGGACTGTTTCCATCTCGCCAGGATGGGTGTTGATGGCTACGTGAAAGGCAGGCTCATTCCTTTGCTATACCAAAACCAAATATATGGGATTTCTAATTTTCTATATATCAAAATTGTATGTCAGATCTGATTGTCTGAGATGCAAAGGATCTTATGTAAGTTGGAAGATAACAGTTATCTTTAAGCTCTTACAAGCACCAGATAAATCCCTGTTTCTTATCTCTAATTCTGAAGTTGCAGATTAATTACCACTTACTGTTTTGAATTGGGTGCTAATTCAACTTCAGCTAATGACGAGACCACCTCTTGATTGCTTTGTGACCACAGATGCGTTGCTCTGGAGTGCTCCATGGGTGTAGCAGTAGAAAATAACAAAGGTTTTGGTGGAATTTGCAAGGGCTGAAGCCTACCTTCCAACATCTCTAAGACACGTGTCATTGATGGTCTATCTGAAGGACTGGTTTGGATGCACCACAATCCCACAATGATCATCCTTCTGATGACTGTCTGTTCTTCCTCAACTTGTATATTCTCATCAAGCACAAAATTCTGCCCCAATTCGAGACGCTTATAAAGACAATCCGGAAAATACATTTCACTGTCCTGAGATGCTCCAAAATCAATATTGTTTTTTCCTCCAAACATTTCAAGAATCATCATTCCATAGCTATACACATCCGACTTGTATGAAACCCTGCCAAAGCTTGTCATGAATACTTCTGGAGCTATATATCCGGGAGTCCCTCTTGCACCCAGCATTGAAAGTATACTTTCCTTTTTGTTGCATAGCTTTGCAAGACCAAAATCTGAGATTTTTGGACAAAAATCTTCATCTAGAAGAACATTTTGAGGTTTTATATCAAAATGCACAATCCTGGTATTACAACCACGATGTAAGTATTCTAGACCACTAGCAATGCCAATTGCAATGTCATATAATATTTTCCATCCTAGCTCAGAAGATTGACCGCATATGAACTTATCTAGTGATCCATTGGGCATGTATTCATAGATCAAAGCTCTTTTAGTCCTTTCATAGCAGAACCCCAAAAGAGAAACTATGTTTACATGGGAAGTTCTACTAATACTTGCTACTTCGTTGATAAATTCTTCTCCATCGCCTGTAGATTTATTTAGGACTTTTACTGCGACAGAATGACCATCTGGCAACTCTCCTTTGTAGACACCTCCAAATCCCCCTTCCCCTAGCTTTTGCGTGAATGAGTTTGTCATTTTCTctatatctgaatatgaatatTGCTTTGGCTTTTGACTATGATAGTTCATAAAGAATGTCTCCATCTTTTCTTCTCGTTTTGCATTCTTCCATTGCAATGTCATTGTTTTGCCGCTGCAAATTCCTTGCCTTTTGAAACAACAGTAGCATCCTAAAGAAAAGGTGATTACAGAGGCAGCTGCTATTGCAAGCCCTGGAATGGCACAAAATATTGctcagattttatttttctctcaaaatTCAAGAAATTGTAAAATGTATTTTTACAAGAGCATAATTTTACCTATTCCAAGCCAAACTTTACTAGATTTGCCCCCTGCAATTATCATGAGATCCAAAAACATTAATCATGCATGAATAACCATGTCAAAGTAAATTTGCAAACTTTTTATTTGGTACTTCCAAATGTAtacttttagaatttttttttttcaaaatataaaaatgatactcttgaaatcaagaatatTACAAgaatttagttaattaataatacTTTCAGATTCAATGACTGAGATTGCTTACGGAGTTTTCATCTGGCATCTTAAGAAAAGTGTGGCTTACTGTCATAacatgtgaatttttttttatgctatttttaattaataatagtttcttttcatttaattagtggtaaatcaaattattaatactaatatatattttagatgATCAAGTGAGAGaaataaatttgtaaaattGTTTTTGTTTTATAATTACTTTCAATAATGAAAAAAAGATGAGGAAAgcaatgtaaaaaaattataattttatcattctttttaatagataattttataaaaaatgatatATCAAGATAATTTGCTTAGAAagagaaatttatttataaaattccctgatttctaatttatatttatgaactattagatttattaataattttaatcttttttagATGAGAAATATATACGTTTGAATAGTAATAGTAATTACAAAATCAATGTTAGTCGATCTACATCGATTAATTGAAATAATGGATTGAATTATCCACTCAAAATGGAATGAACAATTTATACAAACCGTACAACAGAATAGATATAGTAATAATAAAGTACATAAAACTTCCATTTGTAATGTAAAATCtctttaatttctaattaaataatataaaaggtcATTTCACCTGtaataacatatttttatattattttggtGATTGTgatacttatatatatatatatatatatatatatatatttatcgcTAGAATTAAATGGGTCAAATATCAAACAGTTTTTCTTGTTTTAGACATAATGAGAAAGGTCAAAAATAATTGGTACACCTTTGAGTAATGCCTAATGTGTTTCCATTAATTAGTTAATCAAAGGAATGGTTCTCGCTAACTTCCATTTCAATTCTGGGTGGGTGGGTGAAAGAGCACCATACCCAGGTCAAGGATACCATACCCGGAAACAagttttaaggttagatctcagTTCTGTATCACCTTGTCTGGAAGAATGGTTCTAGATGGGTTCATGAGCAGCGTTGTGTCCCCTTAGAAGGCATCTATATGCCAATAACTATACCTAAGCagtctattatatatatatcaagaaaaaggaaaaagaaaagaagacatACCTGATGATTCAGATGGATTATTTGTTTTAGATTCTCTACAACTAAACTGATCAGCAGGCTGATCAGTGCAATAACAAGCAAATGAATTAGTAGTTGTGTTGTAACCACATGTCCCACCGGAAAGTGTACACGTCTCGCAAACGGGATTGTTTGCTTCCCACTGTAATCCGAAACCTTTCTCCAGAGCTATAACCAAATTCTCCTCGGTTAGACTATTCTCTAAAGTCTCAACAG
This is a stretch of genomic DNA from Manihot esculenta cultivar AM560-2 chromosome 2, M.esculenta_v8, whole genome shotgun sequence. It encodes these proteins:
- the LOC110609763 gene encoding LEAF RUST 10 DISEASE-RESISTANCE LOCUS RECEPTOR-LIKE PROTEIN KINASE-like 2.1, which codes for MKPLFFLTLSLIFIITIVFLCPPPSVLASDAQYQNCSTTFRCGNITNIGYPFWGSNRPDYCGNPNFWLTCTDQAAEITIKNLTYQVLEIDSQAKYLKVARKDYIGDICPNLLINATLDFVHFSYASDDIQNITLYYGCSTSFTPTTISWISNQFTCNLNGSNGKGFYATRNIDFSNATITNLLESCNNSVIVPATQSAVETLENSLTEENLVIALEKGFGLQWEANNPVCETCTLSGGTCGYNTTTNSFACYCTDQPADQFSCRESKTNNPSESSGLAIAAASVITFSLGCYCCFKRQGICSGKTMTLQWKNAKREEKMETFFMNYHSQKPKQYSYSDIEKMTNSFTQKLGEGGFGGVYKGELPDGHSVAVKVLNKSTGDGEEFINEVASISRTSHVNIVSLLGFCYERTKRALIYEYMPNGSLDKFICGQSSELGWKILYDIAIGIASGLEYLHRGCNTRIVHFDIKPQNVLLDEDFCPKISDFGLAKLCNKKESILSMLGARGTPGYIAPEVFMTSFGRVSYKSDVYSYGMMILEMFGGKNNIDFGASQDSEMYFPDCLYKRLELGQNFVLDENIQVEEEQTVIRRMIIVGLWCIQTSPSDRPSMTRVLEMLEGRLQPLQIPPKPLLFSTATPMEHSRATHLWSQSNQEVVSSLAEVELAPNSKQ